A stretch of the Macadamia integrifolia cultivar HAES 741 unplaced genomic scaffold, SCU_Mint_v3 scaffold571, whole genome shotgun sequence genome encodes the following:
- the LOC122069277 gene encoding PX domain-containing protein EREL1-like isoform X3, with translation MLLDGRDTVWPHDPHTGWSYCVIIPSWILLPMSRDSDPVVFYRVQVGIQSPEGITTTRAIPHRFNDFLKLFTGLKREFPKKNLPPAPPKGLLRLKSRTLLEERRCLLEEWMGKLLSDIDTSRSVPVASFLELEAAARSSFYEANQRGGEANASGNTMISSLEVQPNSDVSFLAGSSSITSDYGSDNAYETSELGTPRQGRDNSSEIGPEDLPLDQELASSVVAFVNFGIPSDNGLSVGDSILEQLEGFPRHKIHTRREKSVINRDTFNGDASKIAFLSREKMELLSEPEHGKVAGHTRKLSAESVGSDISSVRGSEISNFGAATSYGDGSLDFPGGAEGRTSEILGTIDMQYPENVQIVLQLNQRNKMNRVLTTMQQRLATAKTDMEDLIVRLNQEMAVKDYLTTKVRDLDVELESTREKAKENLQQAILIERERFTQMQWDMLELQKKCLEMESELKSEQDEKVRTESTKVSAVQEELLMQELDSTGEQVRNLQKLHKELEMKSKADVKVLIKEVKSLRSSQSNLKQELSRSLKEKSELELYIDAAEKSEQYHNVPNLGD, from the exons GATGGACGAGACACTGTTTGGCCACATGACCCTCATACGGGATGGAGTTACTGTGTCATAATCCCCTCGTGGATCCTCCTACCCATGTCAAGAGATTCAGATCCTGTGGTG TTTTACAGGGTTCAAGTTGGTATACAATCACCAGAAGGGATTACTACTACCCGAGCAATACCGCATAGATTCAATGATTTCCTAAAACTATTTACTGGA CTTAAAAGGGAATTTCCCAAGAAAAATCTCCCCCCAGCCCCTCCAAAGGGTCTTCTGAGACTAAAAAGCCGGACACTTTTAGAAGAG CGAAGGTGTTTATTGGAGGAGTGGATGGGAAAGCTTCTGTCCGACATTGATACATCTAGAAGTGTTCCAGTGGCATCCTTTCTTGAGCTAGAAGCGGCTGCTAGGTCTT cATTTTATGAAGCAAATCAGCGCGGTGGAGAAGCAAATGCATCTGGGAACACCATGATTTCTTCGCTTGAAGTTCAACCCAATTCAGATGTTTCTTTTCTCGCTGGTAGTTCATCAATCACATCAGATTATGGGAGTGATAATGCTTATGAGACATCTGAACTTGGAACACCAAGGCAAGGAAGGGATAATAGCTCCGAAATTGGTCCTGAAGATCTACCATTGGATCAAGAATTGGCCAGTTCTGTTGTAGCATTTGTAAATTTTGGCATACCTAGTGATAATGGTCTTTCTGTGGGTGATTCAATTCTAGAGCAGCTGGAAGGATTTCCTAGGCACAAAATTCATACCAGAAGAGAAAAAAGTGTTATAAACCGGGATACATTTAATGGAGATGCTTCAAAGATTGCATTTCTTTCCAGAGAAAAGATGGAGCTCTTATCTGAACCTGAGCATGGTAAAGTAGCCGGTCATACTCGGAAGCTCTCAGCTGAGAGTGTTGGAAGTGACATAAGTTCTGTAAGAGGTAGCGAAATATCAAATTTTGGTGCTGCTACTTCATATGGTGATGGATCCCTTGACTTTCCTGGAGGAGCTGAAGGTCGAACTTCTGAAATTCTTGGAACCATAGACATGCAGTATCCAGAAAATGTACAGATAGTTCTTCAATTGAATCAGCGCAACAAAATGAATAGAGTCCTTACGACCATGCAGCAGAGATTAGCTACAGCAAAAACAGACATGGAGGATCTTATTGTAAGACTAAACCAAGAAATGGCTGTGAAAGATTACCTTACAACAAAG GTCAGGGACTTGGATGTGGAACTTGAAAGTACAAGAGAGAAAGCCAAAGAAAATCTGCAGCAAGCCATTTTAATTGAAAGGGAAAGATTTACCCAAATGCAGTGGGATATGCTGGAACTTCAGAAGAAGTGTTTGGAGATGGAGTCAGAGTTGAAGTCTGAACAG GATGAAAAGGTTCGTACAGAGTCAACAAAAGTATCTGCTGTTCAGGAGGAgttgttgatgcaagagttggACTCAACTGGAGAACAGGTTCGAAATTTGCAAAAACTTCATAAAGAACTAGAGATGAAATCGAAAGCAGATGTTAAAGTTCTCATTAAGGAGGTTAAATCTCTTAGAAGTTCTCAATCGAATCTAAAGCAGGAGCTGAGTCGATCACTGAAGGAAAAATCTGAGTTAGAG TTATATATTGACGCTGCTGAAAAAAGTGAACAATATCATAATGTGCCAAATCTAGGTGATTGA
- the LOC122069277 gene encoding PX domain-containing protein EREL1-like isoform X1 encodes MLGRSPPKHRHDGNSPLPLGMDWSPPPKKWDGRDTVWPHDPHTGWSYCVIIPSWILLPMSRDSDPVVFYRVQVGIQSPEGITTTRAIPHRFNDFLKLFTGLKREFPKKNLPPAPPKGLLRLKSRTLLEERRCLLEEWMGKLLSDIDTSRSVPVASFLELEAAARSSFYEANQRGGEANASGNTMISSLEVQPNSDVSFLAGSSSITSDYGSDNAYETSELGTPRQGRDNSSEIGPEDLPLDQELASSVVAFVNFGIPSDNGLSVGDSILEQLEGFPRHKIHTRREKSVINRDTFNGDASKIAFLSREKMELLSEPEHGKVAGHTRKLSAESVGSDISSVRGSEISNFGAATSYGDGSLDFPGGAEGRTSEILGTIDMQYPENVQIVLQLNQRNKMNRVLTTMQQRLATAKTDMEDLIVRLNQEMAVKDYLTTKVRDLDVELESTREKAKENLQQAILIERERFTQMQWDMLELQKKCLEMESELKSEQDEKVRTESTKVSAVQEELLMQELDSTGEQVRNLQKLHKELEMKSKADVKVLIKEVKSLRSSQSNLKQELSRSLKEKSELELYIDAAEKSEQYHNVPNLGD; translated from the exons GATGGACGAGACACTGTTTGGCCACATGACCCTCATACGGGATGGAGTTACTGTGTCATAATCCCCTCGTGGATCCTCCTACCCATGTCAAGAGATTCAGATCCTGTGGTG TTTTACAGGGTTCAAGTTGGTATACAATCACCAGAAGGGATTACTACTACCCGAGCAATACCGCATAGATTCAATGATTTCCTAAAACTATTTACTGGA CTTAAAAGGGAATTTCCCAAGAAAAATCTCCCCCCAGCCCCTCCAAAGGGTCTTCTGAGACTAAAAAGCCGGACACTTTTAGAAGAG CGAAGGTGTTTATTGGAGGAGTGGATGGGAAAGCTTCTGTCCGACATTGATACATCTAGAAGTGTTCCAGTGGCATCCTTTCTTGAGCTAGAAGCGGCTGCTAGGTCTT cATTTTATGAAGCAAATCAGCGCGGTGGAGAAGCAAATGCATCTGGGAACACCATGATTTCTTCGCTTGAAGTTCAACCCAATTCAGATGTTTCTTTTCTCGCTGGTAGTTCATCAATCACATCAGATTATGGGAGTGATAATGCTTATGAGACATCTGAACTTGGAACACCAAGGCAAGGAAGGGATAATAGCTCCGAAATTGGTCCTGAAGATCTACCATTGGATCAAGAATTGGCCAGTTCTGTTGTAGCATTTGTAAATTTTGGCATACCTAGTGATAATGGTCTTTCTGTGGGTGATTCAATTCTAGAGCAGCTGGAAGGATTTCCTAGGCACAAAATTCATACCAGAAGAGAAAAAAGTGTTATAAACCGGGATACATTTAATGGAGATGCTTCAAAGATTGCATTTCTTTCCAGAGAAAAGATGGAGCTCTTATCTGAACCTGAGCATGGTAAAGTAGCCGGTCATACTCGGAAGCTCTCAGCTGAGAGTGTTGGAAGTGACATAAGTTCTGTAAGAGGTAGCGAAATATCAAATTTTGGTGCTGCTACTTCATATGGTGATGGATCCCTTGACTTTCCTGGAGGAGCTGAAGGTCGAACTTCTGAAATTCTTGGAACCATAGACATGCAGTATCCAGAAAATGTACAGATAGTTCTTCAATTGAATCAGCGCAACAAAATGAATAGAGTCCTTACGACCATGCAGCAGAGATTAGCTACAGCAAAAACAGACATGGAGGATCTTATTGTAAGACTAAACCAAGAAATGGCTGTGAAAGATTACCTTACAACAAAG GTCAGGGACTTGGATGTGGAACTTGAAAGTACAAGAGAGAAAGCCAAAGAAAATCTGCAGCAAGCCATTTTAATTGAAAGGGAAAGATTTACCCAAATGCAGTGGGATATGCTGGAACTTCAGAAGAAGTGTTTGGAGATGGAGTCAGAGTTGAAGTCTGAACAG GATGAAAAGGTTCGTACAGAGTCAACAAAAGTATCTGCTGTTCAGGAGGAgttgttgatgcaagagttggACTCAACTGGAGAACAGGTTCGAAATTTGCAAAAACTTCATAAAGAACTAGAGATGAAATCGAAAGCAGATGTTAAAGTTCTCATTAAGGAGGTTAAATCTCTTAGAAGTTCTCAATCGAATCTAAAGCAGGAGCTGAGTCGATCACTGAAGGAAAAATCTGAGTTAGAG TTATATATTGACGCTGCTGAAAAAAGTGAACAATATCATAATGTGCCAAATCTAGGTGATTGA
- the LOC122069277 gene encoding PX domain-containing protein EREL1-like isoform X4: protein MLGRSPPKHRHDGNSPLPLGMDWSPPPKKWDGRDTVWPHDPHTGWSYCVIIPSWILLPMSRDSDPVVFYRVQVGIQSPEGITTTRAIPHRFNDFLKLFTGRRCLLEEWMGKLLSDIDTSRSVPVASFLELEAAARSSFYEANQRGGEANASGNTMISSLEVQPNSDVSFLAGSSSITSDYGSDNAYETSELGTPRQGRDNSSEIGPEDLPLDQELASSVVAFVNFGIPSDNGLSVGDSILEQLEGFPRHKIHTRREKSVINRDTFNGDASKIAFLSREKMELLSEPEHGKVAGHTRKLSAESVGSDISSVRGSEISNFGAATSYGDGSLDFPGGAEGRTSEILGTIDMQYPENVQIVLQLNQRNKMNRVLTTMQQRLATAKTDMEDLIVRLNQEMAVKDYLTTKVRDLDVELESTREKAKENLQQAILIERERFTQMQWDMLELQKKCLEMESELKSEQDEKVRTESTKVSAVQEELLMQELDSTGEQVRNLQKLHKELEMKSKADVKVLIKEVKSLRSSQSNLKQELSRSLKEKSELELYIDAAEKSEQYHNVPNLGD, encoded by the exons GATGGACGAGACACTGTTTGGCCACATGACCCTCATACGGGATGGAGTTACTGTGTCATAATCCCCTCGTGGATCCTCCTACCCATGTCAAGAGATTCAGATCCTGTGGTG TTTTACAGGGTTCAAGTTGGTATACAATCACCAGAAGGGATTACTACTACCCGAGCAATACCGCATAGATTCAATGATTTCCTAAAACTATTTACTGGA CGAAGGTGTTTATTGGAGGAGTGGATGGGAAAGCTTCTGTCCGACATTGATACATCTAGAAGTGTTCCAGTGGCATCCTTTCTTGAGCTAGAAGCGGCTGCTAGGTCTT cATTTTATGAAGCAAATCAGCGCGGTGGAGAAGCAAATGCATCTGGGAACACCATGATTTCTTCGCTTGAAGTTCAACCCAATTCAGATGTTTCTTTTCTCGCTGGTAGTTCATCAATCACATCAGATTATGGGAGTGATAATGCTTATGAGACATCTGAACTTGGAACACCAAGGCAAGGAAGGGATAATAGCTCCGAAATTGGTCCTGAAGATCTACCATTGGATCAAGAATTGGCCAGTTCTGTTGTAGCATTTGTAAATTTTGGCATACCTAGTGATAATGGTCTTTCTGTGGGTGATTCAATTCTAGAGCAGCTGGAAGGATTTCCTAGGCACAAAATTCATACCAGAAGAGAAAAAAGTGTTATAAACCGGGATACATTTAATGGAGATGCTTCAAAGATTGCATTTCTTTCCAGAGAAAAGATGGAGCTCTTATCTGAACCTGAGCATGGTAAAGTAGCCGGTCATACTCGGAAGCTCTCAGCTGAGAGTGTTGGAAGTGACATAAGTTCTGTAAGAGGTAGCGAAATATCAAATTTTGGTGCTGCTACTTCATATGGTGATGGATCCCTTGACTTTCCTGGAGGAGCTGAAGGTCGAACTTCTGAAATTCTTGGAACCATAGACATGCAGTATCCAGAAAATGTACAGATAGTTCTTCAATTGAATCAGCGCAACAAAATGAATAGAGTCCTTACGACCATGCAGCAGAGATTAGCTACAGCAAAAACAGACATGGAGGATCTTATTGTAAGACTAAACCAAGAAATGGCTGTGAAAGATTACCTTACAACAAAG GTCAGGGACTTGGATGTGGAACTTGAAAGTACAAGAGAGAAAGCCAAAGAAAATCTGCAGCAAGCCATTTTAATTGAAAGGGAAAGATTTACCCAAATGCAGTGGGATATGCTGGAACTTCAGAAGAAGTGTTTGGAGATGGAGTCAGAGTTGAAGTCTGAACAG GATGAAAAGGTTCGTACAGAGTCAACAAAAGTATCTGCTGTTCAGGAGGAgttgttgatgcaagagttggACTCAACTGGAGAACAGGTTCGAAATTTGCAAAAACTTCATAAAGAACTAGAGATGAAATCGAAAGCAGATGTTAAAGTTCTCATTAAGGAGGTTAAATCTCTTAGAAGTTCTCAATCGAATCTAAAGCAGGAGCTGAGTCGATCACTGAAGGAAAAATCTGAGTTAGAG TTATATATTGACGCTGCTGAAAAAAGTGAACAATATCATAATGTGCCAAATCTAGGTGATTGA
- the LOC122069277 gene encoding PX domain-containing protein EREL1-like isoform X2, producing the protein MLGRSPPKHRHDGNSPLPLGMDWSPPPKKWDGRDTVWPHDPHTGWSYCVIIPSWILLPMSRDSDPVVFYRVQVGIQSPEGITTTRAIPHRFNDFLKLFTGLKREFPKKNLPPAPPKGLLRLKSRTLLEERRCLLEEWMGKLLSDIDTSRSVPVASFLELEAAARSSFYEANQRGGEANASGNTMISSLEVQPNSDVSFLAGSSSITSDYGSDNAYETSELGTPRQGRDNSSEIGPEDLPLDQELASSVVAFVNFGIPSDNGLSVGDSILEQLEGFPRHKIHTRREKSVINRDTFNGDASKIAFLSREKMELLSEPEHGKVAGHTRKLSAESVGSDISSVRGSEISNFGAATSYGDGSLDFPGGAEGRTSEILGTIDMQYPENVQIVLQLNQRNKMNRVLTTMQQRLATAKTDMEDLIVRLNQEMAVKDYLTTKVRDLDVELESTREKAKENLQQAILIERERFTQMQWDMLELQKKCLEMESELKSEQDEKVRTESTKVSAVQEELLMQELDSTGEQVRNLQKLHKELEMKSKADVKVLIKEVKSLRSSQSNLKQELSRSLKEKSELEE; encoded by the exons GATGGACGAGACACTGTTTGGCCACATGACCCTCATACGGGATGGAGTTACTGTGTCATAATCCCCTCGTGGATCCTCCTACCCATGTCAAGAGATTCAGATCCTGTGGTG TTTTACAGGGTTCAAGTTGGTATACAATCACCAGAAGGGATTACTACTACCCGAGCAATACCGCATAGATTCAATGATTTCCTAAAACTATTTACTGGA CTTAAAAGGGAATTTCCCAAGAAAAATCTCCCCCCAGCCCCTCCAAAGGGTCTTCTGAGACTAAAAAGCCGGACACTTTTAGAAGAG CGAAGGTGTTTATTGGAGGAGTGGATGGGAAAGCTTCTGTCCGACATTGATACATCTAGAAGTGTTCCAGTGGCATCCTTTCTTGAGCTAGAAGCGGCTGCTAGGTCTT cATTTTATGAAGCAAATCAGCGCGGTGGAGAAGCAAATGCATCTGGGAACACCATGATTTCTTCGCTTGAAGTTCAACCCAATTCAGATGTTTCTTTTCTCGCTGGTAGTTCATCAATCACATCAGATTATGGGAGTGATAATGCTTATGAGACATCTGAACTTGGAACACCAAGGCAAGGAAGGGATAATAGCTCCGAAATTGGTCCTGAAGATCTACCATTGGATCAAGAATTGGCCAGTTCTGTTGTAGCATTTGTAAATTTTGGCATACCTAGTGATAATGGTCTTTCTGTGGGTGATTCAATTCTAGAGCAGCTGGAAGGATTTCCTAGGCACAAAATTCATACCAGAAGAGAAAAAAGTGTTATAAACCGGGATACATTTAATGGAGATGCTTCAAAGATTGCATTTCTTTCCAGAGAAAAGATGGAGCTCTTATCTGAACCTGAGCATGGTAAAGTAGCCGGTCATACTCGGAAGCTCTCAGCTGAGAGTGTTGGAAGTGACATAAGTTCTGTAAGAGGTAGCGAAATATCAAATTTTGGTGCTGCTACTTCATATGGTGATGGATCCCTTGACTTTCCTGGAGGAGCTGAAGGTCGAACTTCTGAAATTCTTGGAACCATAGACATGCAGTATCCAGAAAATGTACAGATAGTTCTTCAATTGAATCAGCGCAACAAAATGAATAGAGTCCTTACGACCATGCAGCAGAGATTAGCTACAGCAAAAACAGACATGGAGGATCTTATTGTAAGACTAAACCAAGAAATGGCTGTGAAAGATTACCTTACAACAAAG GTCAGGGACTTGGATGTGGAACTTGAAAGTACAAGAGAGAAAGCCAAAGAAAATCTGCAGCAAGCCATTTTAATTGAAAGGGAAAGATTTACCCAAATGCAGTGGGATATGCTGGAACTTCAGAAGAAGTGTTTGGAGATGGAGTCAGAGTTGAAGTCTGAACAG GATGAAAAGGTTCGTACAGAGTCAACAAAAGTATCTGCTGTTCAGGAGGAgttgttgatgcaagagttggACTCAACTGGAGAACAGGTTCGAAATTTGCAAAAACTTCATAAAGAACTAGAGATGAAATCGAAAGCAGATGTTAAAGTTCTCATTAAGGAGGTTAAATCTCTTAGAAGTTCTCAATCGAATCTAAAGCAGGAGCTGAGTCGATCACTGAAGGAAAAATCTGAGTTAGAG
- the LOC122069277 gene encoding PX domain-containing protein EREL1-like isoform X6, with translation MSRDSDPVVFYRVQVGIQSPEGITTTRAIPHRFNDFLKLFTGLKREFPKKNLPPAPPKGLLRLKSRTLLEERRCLLEEWMGKLLSDIDTSRSVPVASFLELEAAARSSFYEANQRGGEANASGNTMISSLEVQPNSDVSFLAGSSSITSDYGSDNAYETSELGTPRQGRDNSSEIGPEDLPLDQELASSVVAFVNFGIPSDNGLSVGDSILEQLEGFPRHKIHTRREKSVINRDTFNGDASKIAFLSREKMELLSEPEHGKVAGHTRKLSAESVGSDISSVRGSEISNFGAATSYGDGSLDFPGGAEGRTSEILGTIDMQYPENVQIVLQLNQRNKMNRVLTTMQQRLATAKTDMEDLIVRLNQEMAVKDYLTTKVRDLDVELESTREKAKENLQQAILIERERFTQMQWDMLELQKKCLEMESELKSEQDEKVRTESTKVSAVQEELLMQELDSTGEQVRNLQKLHKELEMKSKADVKVLIKEVKSLRSSQSNLKQELSRSLKEKSELELYIDAAEKSEQYHNVPNLGD, from the exons ATGTCAAGAGATTCAGATCCTGTGGTG TTTTACAGGGTTCAAGTTGGTATACAATCACCAGAAGGGATTACTACTACCCGAGCAATACCGCATAGATTCAATGATTTCCTAAAACTATTTACTGGA CTTAAAAGGGAATTTCCCAAGAAAAATCTCCCCCCAGCCCCTCCAAAGGGTCTTCTGAGACTAAAAAGCCGGACACTTTTAGAAGAG CGAAGGTGTTTATTGGAGGAGTGGATGGGAAAGCTTCTGTCCGACATTGATACATCTAGAAGTGTTCCAGTGGCATCCTTTCTTGAGCTAGAAGCGGCTGCTAGGTCTT cATTTTATGAAGCAAATCAGCGCGGTGGAGAAGCAAATGCATCTGGGAACACCATGATTTCTTCGCTTGAAGTTCAACCCAATTCAGATGTTTCTTTTCTCGCTGGTAGTTCATCAATCACATCAGATTATGGGAGTGATAATGCTTATGAGACATCTGAACTTGGAACACCAAGGCAAGGAAGGGATAATAGCTCCGAAATTGGTCCTGAAGATCTACCATTGGATCAAGAATTGGCCAGTTCTGTTGTAGCATTTGTAAATTTTGGCATACCTAGTGATAATGGTCTTTCTGTGGGTGATTCAATTCTAGAGCAGCTGGAAGGATTTCCTAGGCACAAAATTCATACCAGAAGAGAAAAAAGTGTTATAAACCGGGATACATTTAATGGAGATGCTTCAAAGATTGCATTTCTTTCCAGAGAAAAGATGGAGCTCTTATCTGAACCTGAGCATGGTAAAGTAGCCGGTCATACTCGGAAGCTCTCAGCTGAGAGTGTTGGAAGTGACATAAGTTCTGTAAGAGGTAGCGAAATATCAAATTTTGGTGCTGCTACTTCATATGGTGATGGATCCCTTGACTTTCCTGGAGGAGCTGAAGGTCGAACTTCTGAAATTCTTGGAACCATAGACATGCAGTATCCAGAAAATGTACAGATAGTTCTTCAATTGAATCAGCGCAACAAAATGAATAGAGTCCTTACGACCATGCAGCAGAGATTAGCTACAGCAAAAACAGACATGGAGGATCTTATTGTAAGACTAAACCAAGAAATGGCTGTGAAAGATTACCTTACAACAAAG GTCAGGGACTTGGATGTGGAACTTGAAAGTACAAGAGAGAAAGCCAAAGAAAATCTGCAGCAAGCCATTTTAATTGAAAGGGAAAGATTTACCCAAATGCAGTGGGATATGCTGGAACTTCAGAAGAAGTGTTTGGAGATGGAGTCAGAGTTGAAGTCTGAACAG GATGAAAAGGTTCGTACAGAGTCAACAAAAGTATCTGCTGTTCAGGAGGAgttgttgatgcaagagttggACTCAACTGGAGAACAGGTTCGAAATTTGCAAAAACTTCATAAAGAACTAGAGATGAAATCGAAAGCAGATGTTAAAGTTCTCATTAAGGAGGTTAAATCTCTTAGAAGTTCTCAATCGAATCTAAAGCAGGAGCTGAGTCGATCACTGAAGGAAAAATCTGAGTTAGAG TTATATATTGACGCTGCTGAAAAAAGTGAACAATATCATAATGTGCCAAATCTAGGTGATTGA
- the LOC122069277 gene encoding PX domain-containing protein EREL1-like isoform X5: MLGRSPPKHRHDGNSPLPLGMDWSPPPKKWFYRVQVGIQSPEGITTTRAIPHRFNDFLKLFTGLKREFPKKNLPPAPPKGLLRLKSRTLLEERRCLLEEWMGKLLSDIDTSRSVPVASFLELEAAARSSFYEANQRGGEANASGNTMISSLEVQPNSDVSFLAGSSSITSDYGSDNAYETSELGTPRQGRDNSSEIGPEDLPLDQELASSVVAFVNFGIPSDNGLSVGDSILEQLEGFPRHKIHTRREKSVINRDTFNGDASKIAFLSREKMELLSEPEHGKVAGHTRKLSAESVGSDISSVRGSEISNFGAATSYGDGSLDFPGGAEGRTSEILGTIDMQYPENVQIVLQLNQRNKMNRVLTTMQQRLATAKTDMEDLIVRLNQEMAVKDYLTTKVRDLDVELESTREKAKENLQQAILIERERFTQMQWDMLELQKKCLEMESELKSEQDEKVRTESTKVSAVQEELLMQELDSTGEQVRNLQKLHKELEMKSKADVKVLIKEVKSLRSSQSNLKQELSRSLKEKSELELYIDAAEKSEQYHNVPNLGD; the protein is encoded by the exons TTTTACAGGGTTCAAGTTGGTATACAATCACCAGAAGGGATTACTACTACCCGAGCAATACCGCATAGATTCAATGATTTCCTAAAACTATTTACTGGA CTTAAAAGGGAATTTCCCAAGAAAAATCTCCCCCCAGCCCCTCCAAAGGGTCTTCTGAGACTAAAAAGCCGGACACTTTTAGAAGAG CGAAGGTGTTTATTGGAGGAGTGGATGGGAAAGCTTCTGTCCGACATTGATACATCTAGAAGTGTTCCAGTGGCATCCTTTCTTGAGCTAGAAGCGGCTGCTAGGTCTT cATTTTATGAAGCAAATCAGCGCGGTGGAGAAGCAAATGCATCTGGGAACACCATGATTTCTTCGCTTGAAGTTCAACCCAATTCAGATGTTTCTTTTCTCGCTGGTAGTTCATCAATCACATCAGATTATGGGAGTGATAATGCTTATGAGACATCTGAACTTGGAACACCAAGGCAAGGAAGGGATAATAGCTCCGAAATTGGTCCTGAAGATCTACCATTGGATCAAGAATTGGCCAGTTCTGTTGTAGCATTTGTAAATTTTGGCATACCTAGTGATAATGGTCTTTCTGTGGGTGATTCAATTCTAGAGCAGCTGGAAGGATTTCCTAGGCACAAAATTCATACCAGAAGAGAAAAAAGTGTTATAAACCGGGATACATTTAATGGAGATGCTTCAAAGATTGCATTTCTTTCCAGAGAAAAGATGGAGCTCTTATCTGAACCTGAGCATGGTAAAGTAGCCGGTCATACTCGGAAGCTCTCAGCTGAGAGTGTTGGAAGTGACATAAGTTCTGTAAGAGGTAGCGAAATATCAAATTTTGGTGCTGCTACTTCATATGGTGATGGATCCCTTGACTTTCCTGGAGGAGCTGAAGGTCGAACTTCTGAAATTCTTGGAACCATAGACATGCAGTATCCAGAAAATGTACAGATAGTTCTTCAATTGAATCAGCGCAACAAAATGAATAGAGTCCTTACGACCATGCAGCAGAGATTAGCTACAGCAAAAACAGACATGGAGGATCTTATTGTAAGACTAAACCAAGAAATGGCTGTGAAAGATTACCTTACAACAAAG GTCAGGGACTTGGATGTGGAACTTGAAAGTACAAGAGAGAAAGCCAAAGAAAATCTGCAGCAAGCCATTTTAATTGAAAGGGAAAGATTTACCCAAATGCAGTGGGATATGCTGGAACTTCAGAAGAAGTGTTTGGAGATGGAGTCAGAGTTGAAGTCTGAACAG GATGAAAAGGTTCGTACAGAGTCAACAAAAGTATCTGCTGTTCAGGAGGAgttgttgatgcaagagttggACTCAACTGGAGAACAGGTTCGAAATTTGCAAAAACTTCATAAAGAACTAGAGATGAAATCGAAAGCAGATGTTAAAGTTCTCATTAAGGAGGTTAAATCTCTTAGAAGTTCTCAATCGAATCTAAAGCAGGAGCTGAGTCGATCACTGAAGGAAAAATCTGAGTTAGAG TTATATATTGACGCTGCTGAAAAAAGTGAACAATATCATAATGTGCCAAATCTAGGTGATTGA